A part of Pungitius pungitius chromosome 15, fPunPun2.1, whole genome shotgun sequence genomic DNA contains:
- the LOC119209875 gene encoding nucleolar protein 9 — protein sequence MLAKTEERKRQKGEGKKRRHPGDDGEGGDRKKRAGEEGEGSQGDGARKRLDALSVGYFRRVGERLGEGFDEKEEREMFVANVLTEVKGKAVVVAKDQTGSITLQRLLPLCSPEQVAEVLAELGDPAGSELKNVSCDKCGGHVVESAIRQISRWSESSQKETPGTTEDDDEKDGCDALEAQVLSLSRVVRDNIAEFIKHVHGSHVVRTLLHVLAGCIGPPRTESRPGPKVHNIVPQLTDFEVPTSFWYELKSLTEALMDNVNLSVVDSVASAVFQTMLTVCHRKRPKLCKQLLRRTTEYLTSRSAAPGVSPLLVFLKDPASSRLVETIIQLSDKSLLRDLYKNHLKGQMVDLALHSIANFPIQRLTAASAKHKMFLTLFDELIQGIESILAAGHMGVIVQLAESCAESGEKQTDLMQCLLRAFHCAEPGSRHVSCLPLFMSLLTFEVYYHSDTAEGDTQTEVPLSSICYHGSRLVQALAKFKERSLLLSSLRTLTPADLLTLASDPSGSHVLQALITTSSDKGRGKILKRLEGQYAAMACSRLGSRVLEAIWNSASVSHRQGIAQELVLSESQLRSHQFARHVWSKFALSHFTHRRAHWQEIQAGESKKRKLFSDILA from the exons ATGTTGGCCAAAACGGAGGAAAGGAAGCGACAGAAAGGCgaaggaaagaagaggagacaCCCTGGTGacgatggagaaggaggagacaggaagaagaGGGCAGGGGAAGAAGGCGAAGGCTCTCAGGGAGACGGGGCCAGGAAGCGCCTGGACGCCCTGAGTGTGGGCTATTTCCGCCGAGTCGGGGAGAGACTCGGCGAAGGCTTTGacgaaaaggaggagagag AGATGTTCGTAGCGAATGTCCTCACAGAGGTTAAAGGCAAAGCAGTGGTTGTGGCAAAGGACCAGACGGGAAGTATCACCCTGCAGCGGCTGCTCCCGCTGTGCAGCCCTGAGCAGGTGGCGGAGGTGCTGGCTGAGCTTGGCGATCCAGCGGGGTCCGAATTGAAGAATGTTTCATGCGATAAATGCGGCGGCCACGTGGTGGAGAGTGCCATCAGACAGATATCCAGGTGGAGTG AATCGTCACAAAAGGAGACGCCCGGGACAACGGAAGACGACGACGAAAAGGACGGTTGTGATGCATTGGAGGCCCAGGTGTTGTCTTTAAGTCGGGTGGTGAGAGACAACATTGCAGAGTTCATCAAACATGTCCATGGCTCACACGTGGTCCGCACACTTTTACATGTGTTGGCTGGCTGCATCGGACCCCCTCGCACTGAGTCTCGTCCAG GTCCTAAGGTACACAACATTGTTCCTCAGCTGACAGACTTTGAGGTTCCCACGTCATTCTGGTACGAGCTGAAAAGCCTGACCGAGGCTTTGATGGATAACGTTAATT TAAGTGTGGTGGATTCTGTGGCCAGTGCCGTGTTCCAGACCATGTTGACCGTGTGTCACAGAAAGCGGCCTAAACTCTGCAAGCAGCTCCTCAGGCGCACCACGGAGTACCTGACGAGTCGCAGCGCCGCCCCGGGAGTGAG TCCCCTTCTGGTCTTTCTCAAAGACCCGGCCTCCAGTCGCCTCGTTGAGACGATCATACAGCTATCCGACAAGTCGCTTCTCCGGGACCTCTACAAGAACCACCTCAAGGGTCAGATGGTGGACTTAGCTCTCCATTCCATCGCCAACTTCCCCATACAGAGGCTAACGGCGGCCTCGGCCAAACACAAAATG TTCCTGACGTTGTTTGATGAGCTGATCCAAGGTATTGAATCCATCTTGGCCGCAGGTCACATGGGTGTGATTGTCCAACTGGCCGAGAGCTGTGCAGAAAGCGGAGAGAAACAGACAGACCTGATGCAGTGCCTCCTCCGT GCGTTCCACTGTGCTGAGCCCGGCTCGCGACATGTCAGCTGCCTCCCTCTCTTCATGTCCCTGCTCACCTTCGAGGTGTACTACCACTCTGACACAGCGGAGGGGGACACACAGACGGAG GTGCCGCTGTCCTCCATCTGTTACCACGGCTCCCGGCTGGTCCAGGCACTCGCCAAGTTCAAGGAGCGCTCGCTCCTCCTCAGCAGCCTGCGCACTCTGACCCCTGCTGACCTTCTGACGCTGGCTTCGGACCCGTCGGGCAGCCATGTTCTGCAGGCACTAATCACCACGTCGAGTGACAAAGGGAGGGGGAAGATCCTCAAGAGACTGGAG ggcCAGTATGCTGCCATGGCCTGCTCCAGGTTGGGGAGTCGTGTGTTGGAAGCCATATGGAACAGTGCTTCAGTCAGTCACAGGCAAGGCATCGCACAGGAACTAG TGCTGAGTGAAAGCCAGCTGAGGTCACATCAGTTTGCTCGCCATGTGTGGTCCAAATTTGCCCTCTCCCACTTCACCCACCGAAGAGCCCACTGGCAGGAAATACAAGCCGGCGAGTCCAAAAAGCGGAAGCTCTTTAGTGACATTCTTGCGTAA